From the genome of Nicotiana sylvestris chromosome 2, ASM39365v2, whole genome shotgun sequence, one region includes:
- the LOC138885127 gene encoding tropomyosin-like, producing MEEIQVMANGWKNEMDLLASEKETAEAKLSSIEVELRVMKEKADKGAQLNEDLRAQLSSTAIEWDDLGKKLEVTRSQLDTSSADAEEMVAQYKVDDEATEARLKTNAEYMRELSRRDTLKEIHARDLDLFAKVEKAKRLEVKAKKLAEPEGEEGSKASENSEGPDGYGYESGSGEDQA from the coding sequence ATGGAAGAGATCCAAGTCATGGCCAATGGGTGGAAGAACGAGATGGATCTACTGGCCTCGGAGAAGGAAACTGCCGAGGCAAAACTTTCTTCAATAGAAGTTGAGCTTCGGGTGATGAAGGAGAAAGCTGATAAAGGGGCTCAACTAAATGAAGATCTCCGAGCACAGCTGAGTTCGACCGCCATAGAATGGGATGACCTTGGAAAAAAGCTCGAAGTAACGAGGTCCCAACTAGATACATCCTCTGCTGATGCCGAGGAGATGGTGGCCCAATACAAGGTCGATGATGAGGCAACTGAAGCTCGCCTAAAGACCAATGCCGAATATATGAGGGAACTGTCTCGAAGGGATACCCTCAAGGAGATCCATGCTCGAGATTTAGACCTGTTTGCTAAGGTTGAGAAGGCAAAAAGACTTGAGGTCAAGGCCAAGAAACTAGCTGAACCCGAAGGTGAAGAGGGCTCCAAGGCCTCCGAAAACTCCGAAGGCCCCGATGGT